In Pseudomonas putida, a genomic segment contains:
- a CDS encoding DUF2188 domain-containing protein, translating to MDSYHVVQTADGWELKKEGAQRASKRAATKQELVGALGAFFEGKTASVKIHRVDGTFEEERTYPRSADPKRSKG from the coding sequence ATGGACAGCTACCACGTCGTTCAAACCGCAGATGGATGGGAACTGAAAAAAGAAGGTGCGCAGCGGGCCTCGAAGCGCGCTGCGACCAAGCAGGAACTGGTGGGCGCGCTGGGTGCGTTCTTCGAGGGTAAAACCGCCTCGGTGAAAATTCACCGAGTCGATGGCACCTTCGAGGAAGAGCGCACCTACCCGCGATCCGCCGATCCGAAGCGCTCCAAGGGGTGA